In Oncorhynchus masou masou isolate Uvic2021 chromosome 28, UVic_Omas_1.1, whole genome shotgun sequence, the DNA window AGCCATGTTGTTGGACAGCATGCGTTCCTTCAGCATGGTGATGGGGTCACTCTTACTGCGCACTTCCTGGATCTCCTCACGTGAGCGGTAGCTACAGGAAGTTACATCACACACAGGAAGAGGACTTAGACATGATTAGCAAGGTTCTGCACCAGCCCTTggttgatgagagagagacagagagcgagacagacctGGAAAGGAAGCAGTGCTCTTCCCAAACCAACACTGCACTACACtaagaggggaaaggggggggggttaaacTAGGGAGTGGCAACACAAGGAGGTGGGCAGGGCTAAAAcagaatagagagggagggagggagagagatgggagatgtGGTGAGGAGTGAGGGGGCGGGGAGAGACAGGGTGCTCAGTTGACGAACACATAGTCAGGGGTCAAAGGTCAGAGATCATGTCTCACCTAACCCCGGGGTCGCTCATGCTGTGTCCATGGTAACGGTAGGTCTCCAGCTCCATCACAATAGGACCCTGCCAAGGAGGTTTCAAAAGCAAGACATTCAACAAGCGAGCCAACCCCGCCATGATACTGCAGAATAGCCTGATCAGGGATGTCTACTGTAGCAGAGGATCTTCCTATATCTATGCTGTTTGGCCTGCAGCAGACCAGGAGTGCAAGGCCAGTTACAACTTTACTAGAGTCTCACAGACTGTCTCTATTCTGCTGGTCACTGAGCCTCCCTCTGTCAGGGAAGAGACACTGGTGGGATACTAGAATAGGATCAGTCCTCTGTCAGGGAAGAGACACTGGTGGGATACTAGAATAGGATCAGTCCTCTGTCAGGGAAGAGACACTGGTGGGATACTAGAATAGGATCAGTCCTCTGTCAGGGAAGAGACACTGGTGGGATACTAGAATAGGATCAGTCCTCTGTCAGGGAAGAGGCACTGGTGGGATACTAGAATAGGGAAGAGACACTGGTGGGATACTAGAATAGGGAAGAGACACTGGTGGGATACTAGAATAGGATCAGTCCTCTGTCAGGGAAGAGACACTGGTGGGATACTAGAATAGGATCAGTCCTCTGTCAGGGAAGAGACACTGGTGGGATACTAGAATAGGATCAGTCCTCTGTCAGGGAAGAGACACTGGTGGGATACTAGAATAGGATCAGTCCTCTGTCAGGGAAGAGACACTGGTGGGATACTAGAATAGGATCAGTCCTCTGTCAGGGAAGAGACACTGGTGGGATACTAGAATAGGATCAGTCCTCTGTCAGGGAAGAGACACTGGTGGGATACTAGAATAGGATCAGTCCTCTGTCAGGGAAGAGACACTGGTGGGATACTAAAATAGGATCAGCCCTCTGTCAGGGAAGAGACACTGGTGGGATACTAGAATAGGATCAGTCCTCTGTCAGGGAAGAGACACTGGTGGGATACTAGAATAGGATCAGTCCTCTGTCAGGGAAGAGACACTGGTGGGATACTAGAATAGGATCAGTCCTCTGTCAGGGAAGAGACACTGGTGGGATACTAGAATAGGATCAGTCCTCTGTCAGGGAAGAGACACTGGTGGGATACTAGAATAGGATCAGTCCTCTGTCAGGGAAGAGACACTGGTGGGATACTAGAATAGGATCAGCCCTCTTTCAGGGAAGAGACACTGGTGGGATACTAGAATAGGATCAGTCCTCTGTCAGGGAAGAGACACTGGTGGGATACTAGAATAGGGAAGAGGCACTGGTGGGATACTAGAATAGGGAAGAGACACTGGTGGGATACTAGAATAGGATCAGCCCTCTGTCAGGGAAGAGACACTGGTGGGATACTAGAATAGGATCAGTCCTCTGTCAGGGAAGAGACACTGGTGGGATACTAGAATAGGATCAGCCCTCTGTCAGGGAAGAGACACTGGTGGGATACTAGAATAGGATCAGTCCTCAGACATTAGATTGTCTGAGACAAAGTGATTCTTAACACTCTAAGCTCTTAAACCAGCTATCACTTTTTCATCTCTGCACCAATCAGAACTTCTCTTCTCCAGTTCTATAACCAATCATAGTTCACCTTCCCGGCTCTGCAGTAGTCTGCAGCAAACTTGATGGCCTCCCTCACACACAGCACGTCCATACCATCCACCTACACCACAGGGACAGAGGGGTCAGTATAGCAAAGATACActcattgactgtgtgtgtgtgtgtcctaccttgATTCCAGGTATATAGTCTCCTCTCTTGAAGTAGTCAGTGCTAGCAGAGGATCTCTCTACAGACGTCCCCATGCCAAACTTGTTGTTCTCACAGATGAAGATACACGGCAGCTTCCACAGAGCCGCCATGTTAAACGACTCAAAGATCTGGCCCTGATTGGACAAGAGCAGAGACGATGATGATGATTTAATAACTTCATTGTAACTGTTAGATAGACCTCACCTGGTTGGCTGCTCCGTCTCCGTACAGCGCCACGCACACCTGGTTGTTGCCCTGGTACTGACAGGCTAGTGCCACACCAGCACCCAATGGaacctgtagacacacacactgcgaAAATGCATGTTCCCCTCTCGGTCtaggtttgtgtgtgagagagtctgACCTGTTCAGAGAGTTACCTGAGCCCCCACGATTCCATTCCCTCCATAGAAGTGTTTAGCGTACATGTGCATAGAACCCCCTTTGCCCTTGGCCACACCTCCTCTACGACCTGAGAGAGAATAGACATCTATGTCAGGTGGAAGGATCAGTTTATCTTCCTTAAATCCTGACTGCAACCATTAGGAGGAAATACAAATCTGACCTTCGATCAGTTTCTAGGCGTGTCTCACCTGTGAGTTCAGCCATGATCTCTCTAACGGATACACCCCGTGTGAAAGTGTAGCCATGGGCGCGGTACGCTGTGATCAGGTGGTCTGTTGGGTTGATGCCCGCCTCGATGCCCATCGCACACGCCTCCTGTAACACAACCAACAACGgctaggagagagaaggggagtgtgTGTATGTTCCTTTCTCTCTTGCTGTGTGTGTTCTAATCtatatgtaatgtgtgtgtgtgtgtgtgtgtgtgtgtgtgtgtgtgtgtgtgtgtgtgtgtgtgtgtgtgtgtgtgtgtgtgtgtgtgtgtgtgtgtgtgtgtgtgtgtgtgtgtgtgtgtgtgtgtgtgtgtgtgtgtgtgtgtgtgtgtgtgtgtggtgacctGTCCGTCGTAGAGGTGGCAGAAGCCTCTGATGATCTTCTGCTTGTAGAGCTGGTCAGCCTTCAGCTCCATGCGTCTCATGGTCTGCATGGTCCTGTAGTACTGGAGGCCCTGTTCTCTGGTCAACACCGCTGTCTCAGAGGGGCCCGCCTCCAGACGGTGCAGCTCACACTTCTATTGGACAGcacagggaaaggagggagacaggcagctCAACCAATCAACCAGGAGGAAGTTTCCATTTCATACTGCATCTCGGACTTGTTCAGCAGGGTATGATAGAAGTGTGTTGTGTAGAAGAGGCATGTCCAGGAGAAATCTATTCAGTACGTGTCACATGCatttgttttgtgtgtatgtggacTCACCTTGATGTCAAAACTGGCCTGTGGGGTGAAGTCAGTGAAGAAGCGTGTGGACAACACCATCCTGGCCCCCTGTAGAGAGAGAGCATGGCAGgagagctacacacacacacacacacacacacacacacacacacacacacacacacacacaagaaaatcCAATGGCCCCACTCCCGAAGGCTAAATCCAGCCCTGGGCCACAGTGTGAAAGGAGGACTGGGGGTTCTGCAGAAGGAACGTGGCTGAGGTTCAGGTTGCTCTGTTTGGATCCGAATGGCTGGTTCTAACTAGGTCTGGGTGATTTGGTACCAACTGGTGGTTGTCGGGGTGTTGCTGGGGTCGGTCGGCGAGGTTAAATCTACGTGTTTGGACAGGCCAATCAgcagctgggagggaacagaggagCCACCCAATTAGACCAGAGCACAGCCAGAGGAGTCTGACACCTGAACTCTAGatctctaccaccaccatcacagcAGCGCACCACCCACTGACACAGCGCACCACCCACTGACACAGCACACCACCCACTGACACAGCGCACCACCCACTGACACAGCGCACCACCCACTGACACAGCGTACCACCCACTGACACAGCGCACCACCCACTGACACAGCGCACCACTCACTGACACAGTGCACCACCCACTGACACAGTGCACCACCCACTGACACAGCGCACCACCCACTGACACAGCGCACCACCCACTGACACAGTGCACCACCCACTGACACAGCGCACCACCCACTGACACAGCGCACCACCCACTGACACAGTGCACCACCCACTGACACAGCGCACCACCCACTGACAGAGCGCACCACCCACTGACACAGCGCACCAACACCACACCACCCACTGACACAGCACACCACCCACTGACACAGCACACCACCCACTGACACAGCACACCACCCACTGACACAGCGCACCAAAGAGAGTCAGGGCAGGACCTCTATTAGTACACACAGAGGCTGCCAACACTAGGCTATGTTCTATATGAGCTTTGTTTTGTTCAAGGTCTTAcaggctagagcaggtcttatAGGCTAGATCAGGTCTTACATGCTAGAGCAGGTCTTATAAGCTAGAGCAGGTCTTAcaggctagagcaggtcttataggctagagcaggtcttataggctagagcaggtcttacaggctagagcaggtcttataggctagagcaggtcttataggctagagcaggtcttacAGGCTAGAGCAGGCTTtataggctagagcaggtcttacAGGCTAGAGCAGGCTTtataggctagagcaggtcttataggctagagcaggtcttataggctagagcaggtcttataggctagagcaggtcttataggctagagcaggtcttataggctagagcaggtcttataggctagagcaggtcttacaggctagagcaggtcttataggctagagcaggtcttataggctagagcaggtcttacaggtcttataggctagagcaggtcttacaggctagagcaggtcttataggctagagcaggtcttataggctagagcaggtcttataggctagagcaggtcttacaggctagagcaggtcttataggttagagcaggtcttacaggctagagcaggtcttacaggctagagcaggtcttataggctagagcaggtcttacaggcaggtcttacaggctagagcaggtcttataggctagagcaggtcttataagctagagcaggtcttataggctagagcaggtcttataggctagagcaggtcttataggctagagcaggtcttacAGGCTATAGCAGGTTTtataggctagagcaggtcttatAGACTAGAGCAGGTCTTACAGGCTAGAGCAGGCCTtataggctagagcaggtctttataggctagagcaggtcttacaggctagagcaggtcttataggctagagcaggtcttacaggctagagcaggtcttacaggctagagcaggtcttataggctagagcaggtcttacAGGCAGGTCTTACAGGCTAGAGCAGGCCTtataggctagagcaggtcttataggctagagcaggtcttataggctagagcaggtcttacaggctagagcaggtcttataggctagagcaggtcttataggctagagcaggtcttacAGGCTAGAGCAGGCTTtataggctagagcaggtcttacAGGCTAGAGCAGGCTTtataggctagagcaggtcttataggctagagcaggtcttataggctagagcaggtcttataggctagagcagatcttataggctagagcaggtcttataggctagagcaggtcttacaggctagagcaggtcttataggctagagcaggtcttataggctagagcaggtcttacAAGCTAGAGCAGGCCTtataggctagagcaggtcttataggctagagcaggtcttacAAGCGAGAGCAGGCCTtataggctagagcaggtcttacaggctagagcaggtcttacaggctagagcaggtcttataggctagagcaggtcttacAGGCGAGAGCAGGCCTtataggctagagcaggtcttataggctagagcaggtcttacAGGCTAGAGCAGGCCGtataggctagagcaggtcttacAGGTCTTAcaggctagagcaggtcttacaggctagagcaggtcttataggctagagcaggtcttataggctagagcaggtcttataggctagagcaggtcttacaggctagagcaggtcttataggttagagcaggtcttacaggctagagcaggtcttacaggctagagcaggtcttataggctagagcaggtcttacaggcaggtcttacaggctagagcaggtcttataggctagagcaggtcttataagctagagcaggtcttataggctagagcaggtcttataggctagagcagatcttataggctagagcaggtcttacAGGCTATAGCAGGTTTtataggctagagcaggtcttatAGACTAGAGCAGGTCTTACAGGCTAGAGCAGGCCTtataggctagagcaggtcttataggctagagcaggtcttacaggctagagcaggtcttataggctagagcaggtcttacaggccggtcttataggctagagcaggtcttataggctagagcaggtcttacaggcaggtcttacaggctagagcaggtcttataggctagagcaggtcttataggctagagcaggtcttataggctagagcaggtcttataggctagagcagatcttataggctagagcaggtcttacAGGCTATAGCAGGTTTtataggctagagcaggtcttatAGACTAGAGCCGGTCTTAcaggctagagcaggtcttataggctagagcaggtcttataggctagagcaggccgtataggctagagcaggtcttacaggtcttataggctagagcaggtcttacaggctagagcaggtcttataggctagagcaggtcttataggctagagcaggtcttacaggctagagcaggtcttataggttagagcaggtcttacaggctagagcaggtcttacaggctagagcaggtcttataggctagagcaggtcttacaggcaggtcttacaggctagagcaggtcttataggctagagcaggtcttataagctagagcaggtcttataggctagagcaggtcttataggctagagcagatcttataggctagagcaggtcttacAGGCTATAGCAGGTTTtataggctagagcaggtcttatAGACTAGAGCAGGTCTTACAGGCTAGAGCAGGCCTtataggctagagcaggtcttataggctagagcaggtcttacaggctagagcaggtcttataggctagagcaggtcttacaggccggtcttataggctagagcaggtcttataggctagagcaggtcttacaggcaggtcttacaggctagagcaggtcttataggctagagcaggtcttataggctagagcaggtcttataggctagagcaggtcttataggctagagcagatcttataggctagagcaggtcttacAGGCTATAGCAGGTTTtataggctagagcaggtcttatAGACTAGAGCCGGTCTTACAGGCTAGAGCAGGCCTtataggctagagcaggtcttataggctagagcaggttttacaggctagagcaggtcttataggctagagcaggtcttacAGGCTAGAGCAGGCCTtataggctagagcaggtcttataggctagagcaggttttacaggctagagcaggtcttacaggctagagcaggtcttataggctagagcaggtcttataggctagagcaggtcttatAGGCTAGAGCAGATCTTACAGGCTAGAGCAGGCCTTAcaggctagagcaggtcttataggctagagcaggtcttataggctagagcaggtcttacaggctagagcaggtcttataggctagagcaggtcttataggctagagcaggtcttataggctagagcaggtcttataggctagagcagatcttataggctagagcaggtcttacaggctagagcaggtcttacaggcaggtcttacaggctagagcaggtcttacaggctagagcaggtcttacaggctagagcaggtcttataggctagagcagatcttataggctagagcaggtcttataggctagagcaggtcttacaggctagagcaggtcttataggctagagcaggtcttacaggctagagcaggtcttacaggctagagcaggtcttataagctagagcaggtcttataggctagagcaggtcttataggctagagcaggtcttacaggctagagcaggtcttataggctagagcaggtcttacAGGCTAGAGCAGGCCTACAGGACAGCAGAGCTATGAGCTCCTTACCTCTGACACGGTTCGGGCTCCCTACAAGaaagccagggagagagagggtggagagaagggagggagggaggggcggggGTCGATAATAATTCATCTTTAAAACACTATAGAGGAACCTATCTTAAAAGGAACCTAAAAGCACAGTCCCTAGGGCCTAGTATCTTTGTAACCATGAAAGTTGTGCTGATAAGTTCAGGGTGAGAGAATGTGGCTGAGCGGGTGTGCTGAAGTTCAGAAAGCGCATTACAGAGGAAAGTCTATAGACCATAGACCATCACTAGCCTACACTAGTCTATAGACCATAGACCATCACTAGCCTACACTAGTCTATAGACCATCACTAGTCTACACTAGTCTATAGACCATAGACCATCACTAGCCTACACTAGTCTATAGACCATCACTAGCCTACACTAGTCTATAGACCATAGACCATCACTAGCCTACACTAGTCTGTAGACCATCACTAGCCTACACTAGTCTATAGACCATAGACCATCACTAGCCTACACTAGTCTCTAGACCATAGACCATCACTAGCCTACACTAGTCTATAGACCATAGACCATCACTAGCCTACACTAGTCTATAGACCATAGACCATCACTAGCCTACACTAGTCTATAGACCATAGACCATCACTAGCCTACACTAGTCTATAGACCATAGACCATCACTAGCCTACACTAGTCTATAGACCATAGACCATCACTAGCCTACACTAGTCTATAGACCATCACTAGCCTACACTAGTCTATAGACCATCACTAGCCTACACTAGTCTATAGACCATAGACCATCACTAGCCTACACTAGTCTATAGACCATCACTAGCCTACACTAGTCTATAGACCATCACTAGCCTACACTAGTCTGTAGACCATCACTAGCCTACACTAGTCTATAGACCATCACTAGCCTACACTAGTCTATAGACCATCACTAGCCTACACTAGTCTATAGACCATCACTAGCCTACACTAGTCTATAGACCATCACTAGCCTACACTAGTCTATAGACCATAGACCATCACTAGCCTACACTAGTCTATAGACCATCACTAGCCTACACTAGTCTATAGACCATCACTAGCCTACACTAGTCTATAGACCATCACTAGCCTACACTAGTCTATAGACCATCACTAGCCTACACTCCTTCATATACTGCCAATGCTACGTACCAACGTCAGAGTGCCACCATGCGTCAAACATAAATTGTAGATGGCGCAGGTACAACGAAGACATACTAGCCTGAGGAAATCCCTTGTgtccatagaattaggaatttgAATACTAGAATGGACATGAGCATTATGACAGTATAAAAGGTCAGCAGTTTTCGTCAGAGAGTTGGTCAACCACGGTCAGCCAGTGCTGTGATAAGAGTGTAAACCAATGAATGTGAAGATTGGCTAGCAAATAAACATACTGTGCAGGTAGTCAGTATTTGTGGAACGATTCCATAAATTTGTCAACTGAactgccaatatgccaacatcccattcaaacaatgcagtcaCAGCCGTACTCTGGCTGAAACCAGCTGATGATAGGAATCAGACAAGTTGTCAATGCAACTGATACTGTATCATAATATAACTCACAGCTTTCCAAGAAAACAAACAAGGAGACATTTATggtctgtttacatatattttagaGGCTATTTATACAGAACATTTGTATGAACCCTATTTTTTTATTATATGAGAATATTTTAGGTTGACAATAATTATATTACACAATCACTGATATCACATGCCTTacattatacactgagtatacaaaacattaagaacacctgctctttccatgacagactgaccaggtgaatccaggtgaaagctatgatcccttaatgatgtcacctgttaaatttacttcaatcagtgtagatgaaggataggagacaggttaaaggaggatttttaagacaattgagacatggattgtgtatgtgtgccattcggaGGGTGAATGGGCCAGACAAAAGACGTGTCTTTGAacaggttatggtagtaggtgccaggcgcaccgttttgtgtgaagaactgcaacactactgggcttttcatgctcaacaatttcccgtgtgcatcaagaatggtccaccgcccaaaggacatccagccaagttGAAACAAACTGTGGGAGGTATTGGAGTTAACATCGGcaagtatccctgtggaacgctttagacacatGCCCCTATGAATGGAGGCTGTACTGAAGGGAAAaggaactcaatattaggaaggtgttcataacgtttggtatactcagtgtattttccATTATCATACCATTCCGGAACTTTGAGGGTTCATCACAGAGATCCTGTTAAATTAGGGGCTATGGTTGTGCCCTGCGTACAAACAACCACCATGGACAGCGCTTAGATAAGAGCGAATGCTGAATCCGCACCATGGCCACTGAACAATGCCGCGGTCTGATGCCTCTATTAGTTCAAATGTGAATTCCATAAACCTGAATACCCCCACGTAGAGGGCTTGGGCTGTTACATGGGCTTTGGTTGCTATCGTGCAAGTCAGTTTATAACATTACATCATTAGTTACTCAGAGTTCCCCACATTGACATCGGCCTCAGGCCTATGGCGCTAACCTTGGTAAAGTAATTCACATTTCTACATCTACATCCTATATTACTAAATGGGATAAATCAAACGGTGCAATTCTATGCAATCTGCTAGCCATACCAACTATGTCAATACCAACTATGTCAATATcaaccatcagacagggcctGCAACCATCTATTGAATGTAGCTTATTTGAGTTGAAGTCTTCATGAGACTTTAAAAATCGCAAACGACTTGGGTTGATGCAACTGAATATTAACAGCTTACTTCCTAAACTAGACTCCATCAAGATCTGGGCTATGCAGACGAATCCGCACACTCTGGTATTGACTGAAACTTGGATATCTGTGGACACTCTGGACTGAGATTAATAAGGAGGGTTATAATGTGTTCAGAGCTgaca includes these proteins:
- the LOC135517197 gene encoding pyruvate dehydrogenase E1 component subunit alpha, mitochondrial-like isoform X1; this encodes MQKMLTLISNVYRLGNASKNVGARMVLSTRFFTDFTPQASFDIKKCELHRLEAGPSETAVLTREQGLQYYRTMQTMRRMELKADQLYKQKIIRGFCHLYDGQEACAMGIEAGINPTDHLITAYRAHGYTFTRGVSVREIMAELTGRRGGVAKGKGGSMHMYAKHFYGGNGIVGAQCVCLQVPLGAGVALACQYQGNNQVCVALYGDGAANQGQIFESFNMAALWKLPCIFICENNKFGMGTSVERSSASTDYFKRGDYIPGIKVDGMDVLCVREAIKFAADYCRAGKGPIVMELETYRYHGHSMSDPGVSYRSREEIQEVRSKSDPITMLKERMLSNNMASVEEIKEIDVDIRKVIEDAAQFAISDPEPPLDELCNHIFANDLPMEVRGTNPWVKLKSVS
- the LOC135517197 gene encoding pyruvate dehydrogenase E1 component subunit alpha, mitochondrial-like isoform X2 → MQKMLTLISNVYRLGNASKNVGARMVLSTRFFTDFTPQASFDIKKCELHRLEAGPSETAVLTREQGLQYYRTMQTMRRMELKADQLYKQKIIRGFCHLYDGQEACAMGIEAGINPTDHLITAYRAHGYTFTRGVSVREIMAELTGRRGGVAKGKGGSMHMYAKHFYGGNGIVGAQVPLGAGVALACQYQGNNQVCVALYGDGAANQGQIFESFNMAALWKLPCIFICENNKFGMGTSVERSSASTDYFKRGDYIPGIKVDGMDVLCVREAIKFAADYCRAGKGPIVMELETYRYHGHSMSDPGVSYRSREEIQEVRSKSDPITMLKERMLSNNMASVEEIKEIDVDIRKVIEDAAQFAISDPEPPLDELCNHIFANDLPMEVRGTNPWVKLKSVS